In Bos javanicus breed banteng chromosome 2, ARS-OSU_banteng_1.0, whole genome shotgun sequence, the following proteins share a genomic window:
- the LOC133256178 gene encoding gamma-crystallin D gives MGKITFYEDRGFQGRHYECSSDHSNLQPYLGRCNSVRVDSGCWMIYEQPNYLGPQYFLRRGDYPDYQQWMGLSDSVRSCRLIPHAGSHRLRLYEREDYRGQMIEITEDCSSLQDRFHFNEIHSLNVLEGSWVLYELPNYRGRQYLLRPGEYRRYHDWGAMNAKVGSLRRVIDIY, from the exons ATGGGGAAG ATCACCTTCTACGAGGACCGGGGCTTCCAGGGCCGCCACTATGAGTGCAGCAGCGACCACTCCAACCTGCAGCCTTACCTGGGCCGCTGCAATTCGGTGCGTGTGGACAGCGGTTGCTGGATGATCTACGAGCAGCCCAACTATCTGGGCCCCCAGTACTTCCTGCGGCGCGGCGACTACCCCGACTACCAGCAGTGGATGGGCCTCAGCGACTCAGTCCGCTCCTGCCGCCTCATCCCCCAC GCTGGCTCTCACAGGCTCAGACTTTATGAGAGGGAAGATTACAGAGGCCAGATGATAGAGATCACTGAGGACTGCTCCTCTCTTCAAGACCGCTTCCACTTCAATGAGATTCACTCTCTCAATGTGCTGGAAGGCTCCTGGGTCCTCTATGAGTTGCCCAACTACCGGGGGCGGCAGTATCTGCTGCGGCCAGGGGAGTACAGGCGCTACCATGACTGGGGGGCCATGAATGCCAAAGTGGGCTCCTTGAGAAGAGTCATAGATATCTATTGA